From a single bacterium genomic region:
- a CDS encoding pyridoxal phosphate-dependent aminotransferase family protein has protein sequence MSTWLVEKCKPFSNFVEDIKAKGLYSYFTELERTGTYITVKGQNLVNFSSNDYLGLTHDPRVIEEARKALDIYGSGLCGSRYVVGTTIEHTRLEEKIADWKQKENCIVFSTGYQTLLGTVSAMLVKADDSIEDNIVLAIDKLSHACILDGCALAVGTHMTRGGSTKNLDGQIRYFRHNDPGSLESIVESSVKRGKNVMIIVEGVYSMDGDICRLPDFVNIANKYDACIAVDDAHGTGVLGKTGRGTGEHFGMDKDIDLLMGTFSKALGGVGGFVCGQRDVISHIKHKARSLIFSAASPVSNIVSVSKIIDIIRSEPEHLQNLRVNESYFKSKLKEFGFNYGDSETPIVPIIIGDSEKTMYISKKLYENNILMLPMIFPAVARGQERLRCTISAKHTRQDLDHALDVLYTEGKKIGVI, from the coding sequence ATGAGTACGTGGTTAGTCGAAAAATGTAAACCGTTTTCTAACTTTGTCGAAGATATTAAGGCCAAAGGCTTATACAGTTACTTTACGGAACTGGAACGCACCGGCACATATATCACCGTCAAAGGTCAAAATCTCGTCAATTTTTCATCCAACGATTATTTGGGTCTTACGCATGATCCGCGTGTGATCGAAGAGGCACGCAAAGCGCTGGATATTTACGGGTCGGGACTCTGCGGATCCCGCTATGTCGTCGGCACGACCATCGAACATACGCGCTTGGAAGAAAAAATTGCCGACTGGAAGCAAAAAGAAAATTGCATTGTATTTAGTACCGGTTATCAGACTTTGCTTGGCACCGTATCGGCCATGCTGGTCAAAGCCGATGATTCGATCGAAGATAATATTGTGCTGGCCATTGACAAACTGAGCCACGCCTGTATCCTTGACGGATGCGCGCTGGCCGTAGGAACCCACATGACGCGCGGCGGAAGTACCAAAAATCTGGACGGACAGATACGGTATTTTCGACACAATGATCCGGGAAGCCTAGAGTCCATCGTTGAGTCCAGTGTCAAACGCGGTAAAAATGTGATGATCATTGTAGAAGGTGTTTACAGTATGGACGGCGACATTTGTCGTCTTCCGGATTTTGTCAATATTGCCAACAAATACGATGCGTGTATCGCCGTAGATGACGCCCATGGCACCGGTGTTTTGGGTAAAACCGGACGCGGCACGGGTGAACACTTCGGCATGGACAAAGATATTGATCTGCTGATGGGCACCTTCAGCAAAGCCCTAGGCGGCGTCGGAGGCTTTGTGTGTGGCCAGCGCGATGTGATTTCCCACATCAAACATAAAGCCCGCAGCCTCATCTTCTCCGCCGCATCCCCCGTCTCCAATATCGTTTCCGTATCCAAAATCATAGACATCATTCGTTCTGAACCCGAGCATCTTCAAAATCTGCGCGTCAACGAGTCGTACTTCAAATCCAAACTCAAAGAATTCGGATTTAACTACGGCGACAGTGAAACACCGATCGTACCGATCATCATCGGTGACTCGGAAAAAACGATGTACATTTCCAAAAAATTGTACGAGAACAATATTCTCATGCTGCCGATGATTTTCCCTGCCGTTGCGCGCGGCCAGGAACGTCTTCGCTGTACGATCAGCGCCAAACATACGCGCCAGGATTTAGATCACGCCTTGGACGTGCTCTACACGGAAGGTAAAAAAATCGGCGTTATCTGA
- a CDS encoding DUF1957 domain-containing protein: MTKKSVGNFILVLHTHLPYVLHHGQWPHGMEWLYEAASETYIPLLNALNALQNEGRRPRLTISMTPVITEQLASEAFKKEFVAFLYDEIERARTDMVSFEKSPTEKKLVSLAEYWLDFYQNTLKDFTLTYRHDLIGAFRTLQDQGVLDIITCGATHGYFPLLGTDANIHAQIRMAVVTHEKYFGRKPRGIWLPECAYRPRYVWTPPVASALGSEPRLRKGIEEILDANGLEYFIVDSSLVEPGRAVPMYMGRFENLRKLMMRLASENRPIPKADFLQSVYDVYKTKSSYDAPGNPVSIFARDMETSMQVWSSEQGYPGGEWYLDFHKKHEQSGHRYWRVTSLEADLGLKAPYEPQKIQSAIADDAQHFVQAVRQALTRFKTKHGYEGTLTAPFDSELFGHWWFEGPGFLKTIFELMDDDPAIQTMHCAESLDQNPPEKIIAIPEGSWGAGGNHYVWFNHEVDWMWPFIYNDEAAMRDHVQRWNNNTDPEWTAIIKQMVRELFLLESSDWPFLISTQSAIDYATERFMEHHTAFEKLARLSEYHCNGSALHPDDRAWLREITSQDHIFDDALIDPNWFLND, encoded by the coding sequence ATGACAAAAAAATCGGTCGGTAATTTTATCCTCGTCCTGCATACGCATCTACCCTATGTGCTGCATCATGGTCAATGGCCGCATGGCATGGAGTGGCTTTATGAAGCCGCGTCCGAAACTTATATTCCGCTGCTCAATGCCCTGAATGCATTGCAAAACGAAGGCCGCCGGCCGCGCCTTACCATCAGCATGACTCCGGTCATTACCGAACAACTTGCGAGCGAAGCGTTTAAAAAAGAATTTGTCGCTTTTTTGTACGATGAGATTGAACGCGCCCGCACGGATATGGTGTCTTTTGAAAAAAGTCCGACGGAGAAAAAGTTAGTTTCGCTGGCGGAATATTGGTTGGATTTTTATCAAAATACGCTCAAAGATTTTACACTCACATACCGCCATGATTTAATCGGCGCGTTTCGCACCTTACAGGATCAAGGCGTACTTGATATCATCACCTGCGGTGCTACCCACGGATATTTTCCTCTCCTCGGTACCGATGCCAATATCCACGCGCAAATCCGAATGGCCGTCGTGACACATGAAAAATATTTTGGTCGTAAACCGCGCGGAATATGGCTTCCGGAATGCGCCTATCGCCCCCGGTATGTATGGACACCGCCCGTGGCTTCGGCGCTTGGCTCCGAGCCGCGTCTTCGTAAAGGTATCGAGGAAATACTGGACGCTAACGGTTTGGAATATTTTATCGTTGATTCCTCGCTCGTCGAGCCGGGTCGGGCCGTACCGATGTACATGGGACGGTTTGAAAATCTACGCAAACTGATGATGCGTTTGGCCAGTGAAAATCGCCCGATACCTAAAGCGGATTTTCTGCAATCGGTATATGATGTCTATAAAACCAAATCATCGTACGACGCACCCGGTAATCCCGTTTCCATTTTTGCAAGGGATATGGAAACATCCATGCAGGTTTGGTCCAGTGAACAAGGTTATCCCGGCGGCGAATGGTATTTGGATTTCCATAAAAAGCACGAGCAAAGCGGACACCGCTACTGGCGCGTCACCAGTCTTGAGGCCGATCTCGGTCTAAAAGCACCATACGAGCCTCAAAAAATCCAATCGGCCATCGCCGATGATGCACAGCATTTTGTGCAAGCCGTGCGTCAGGCACTCACTCGATTTAAAACAAAACACGGATACGAAGGCACGCTTACCGCTCCTTTCGATTCCGAGCTTTTCGGGCATTGGTGGTTTGAAGGTCCCGGTTTTCTCAAAACCATCTTCGAACTGATGGATGACGATCCCGCAATCCAAACTATGCATTGCGCCGAATCGTTGGATCAGAATCCGCCTGAAAAAATCATCGCTATTCCGGAAGGCAGTTGGGGTGCGGGCGGCAACCACTATGTGTGGTTTAATCATGAGGTGGATTGGATGTGGCCTTTTATCTACAATGACGAAGCGGCTATGCGCGATCATGTGCAGCGATGGAACAATAATACCGATCCCGAATGGACCGCGATCATCAAACAAATGGTGCGCGAACTTTTTCTTCTCGAATCTTCCGATTGGCCTTTTTTGATCAGCACGCAGTCGGCGATAGATTATGCGACCGAGCGCTTTATGGAACATCATACTGCTTTTGAAAAATTAGCACGTCTGTCCGAATATCATTGTAACGGTTCTGCATTGCATCCGGACGACCGCGCCTGGTTACGCGAAATCACATCGCAAGATCACATTTTTGATGATGCGCTGATTGATCCGAATTGGTTTTTGAACGATTGA
- a CDS encoding acyl-CoA dehydrogenase family protein codes for MAGKFKNVDYYDMDTLLSDEERMTRDTVRDFVDDKILPIIEEHNRNGTFPMHLVKEMADLGVFGANLPEKYGCAGMNNVAYGLIMQELERGDSGVRSFASVQGALVMYPIYAYGSEEQKNYWLPKLAKGEKIGCFGLTEPDNGSDPGGMKTKAVKDGKHYILNGAKMWITNGTVSDVAVVWAKLDGVVRGFLVEKGTPGFTAPEMKGKFSLRASVTSELVLQDVRIPEENILPNGSGLKAPLGCLTQARYGIAWGALGAAMACFDSSVRYAKERIQFDKPIGSFQLVQEKLAYMITEITKGQLLVLQLGRLKDSNKMKFHQVSMAKRNNVYIALEIARMARDLHGANGIIDEYPIIRHMMNLESVKTYEGTHDIHTLIIGESVTGIPAYK; via the coding sequence ATGGCTGGAAAGTTTAAGAATGTAGATTATTATGATATGGATACGCTGCTCTCCGACGAAGAACGGATGACGCGTGATACGGTTCGGGATTTTGTGGATGACAAAATCCTGCCCATCATCGAAGAGCATAACCGTAACGGCACGTTTCCTATGCATCTGGTAAAAGAGATGGCCGACCTCGGTGTTTTTGGAGCCAATCTGCCAGAGAAATACGGTTGTGCCGGCATGAACAATGTCGCGTACGGACTTATCATGCAGGAGCTGGAACGCGGTGACAGCGGGGTGCGCAGTTTTGCATCGGTGCAGGGCGCGCTCGTAATGTATCCGATCTACGCCTACGGTTCCGAAGAACAAAAAAACTATTGGTTACCTAAACTGGCTAAGGGTGAAAAAATCGGATGCTTCGGTCTGACTGAACCTGATAACGGCTCCGATCCCGGCGGTATGAAAACTAAAGCCGTCAAAGACGGAAAGCACTATATCCTCAATGGCGCCAAGATGTGGATCACCAATGGCACGGTTTCCGATGTGGCCGTTGTCTGGGCGAAATTGGATGGTGTGGTGCGCGGCTTCCTCGTAGAAAAAGGAACGCCGGGATTTACAGCACCGGAAATGAAAGGTAAGTTTTCATTACGCGCATCCGTTACAAGCGAACTTGTACTTCAGGATGTTCGCATTCCTGAAGAAAATATTTTACCTAACGGCTCCGGCCTCAAAGCGCCTCTCGGATGTCTTACCCAAGCGCGTTACGGTATCGCGTGGGGTGCACTCGGTGCCGCGATGGCGTGCTTTGATTCGTCCGTTCGTTACGCTAAAGAACGTATCCAATTCGATAAGCCCATCGGCAGCTTCCAGTTGGTACAGGAAAAATTGGCTTATATGATTACTGAAATCACCAAAGGCCAACTTTTGGTATTGCAACTGGGTCGCCTGAAAGACAGCAACAAGATGAAATTCCATCAGGTTTCGATGGCCAAACGCAATAACGTGTATATCGCCCTTGAGATAGCCCGGATGGCGCGCGATCTGCATGGCGCTAACGGTATCATCGACGAATATCCGATCATACGCCATATGATGAATCTCGAATCCGTGAAAACCTACGAAGGTACGCACGACATTCATACGTTGATCATCGGCGAAAGCGTGACGGGCATTCCGGCTTATAAGTAG
- a CDS encoding M20/M25/M40 family metallo-hydrolase, whose amino-acid sequence MKQWFCVFLIIMVASCQKPAPKQPDVKHLEPAAMALMKQGLNDLHAYTMLSELTTKAPKRLSGSAMADSAVAWGERTMKNLGFENVRLEPVMVPHWVRGPVEEAFITSTAPSQKLNICALGGSIATPKEGIESEIIEVKSLQEVRTLGDKVKGKIVFYNRPFDKTLFAPFEAYGGAVDQRGYGAVEAARFGAAAVLVRSMTNRIDTYPHTGAMRYNDSIPKIPAAAISTLDANNLSAMLTKGQPVKVRMKLTCETLADKLSYNVIGEIRGTEKPEEVIVIGGHLDSWDKGTGAHDDGAGIVHSIEALRLMKATGLLPKRTVRVVLFMNEENGVRGGKGYAAVERPNEKHIAALESDGGGHAPRGFGVEADSVKLPRITRFESLLKIIDADRVGPGHGGTDIEPLGKTGVPCIGLHPDPQRYFDYHHSDHDTIDKVHDRELELGAIAMAILTYAIAFEGI is encoded by the coding sequence ATGAAACAATGGTTTTGTGTTTTTTTGATCATCATGGTCGCATCATGCCAAAAACCAGCTCCGAAACAACCGGATGTCAAACATTTGGAACCGGCCGCGATGGCTTTGATGAAACAAGGTTTGAATGATCTACACGCATACACGATGTTATCCGAACTTACGACGAAAGCGCCCAAAAGACTGAGCGGTTCCGCAATGGCGGACAGCGCCGTTGCGTGGGGCGAACGTACGATGAAAAATCTCGGATTTGAAAATGTTCGTTTGGAACCCGTAATGGTACCGCATTGGGTACGCGGACCTGTCGAAGAAGCCTTTATCACATCAACCGCACCCTCTCAAAAACTCAATATCTGTGCGCTGGGCGGCAGTATCGCCACACCTAAAGAAGGCATCGAGTCCGAAATCATCGAAGTGAAAAGCCTTCAAGAAGTGCGTACGCTTGGTGACAAAGTGAAAGGCAAAATTGTATTTTACAATCGCCCGTTTGATAAAACGTTATTTGCTCCTTTTGAGGCCTACGGCGGCGCGGTAGATCAACGCGGATACGGCGCGGTCGAAGCGGCCCGTTTCGGAGCCGCCGCAGTACTGGTTCGCTCCATGACCAATCGGATTGATACCTATCCGCACACCGGCGCGATGCGTTACAACGATTCCATTCCGAAAATTCCGGCCGCCGCGATCAGCACGCTGGATGCCAATAACCTCAGCGCTATGCTGACCAAAGGACAACCGGTAAAAGTGCGGATGAAACTCACATGCGAAACGTTGGCTGATAAGCTGTCGTACAATGTCATCGGTGAAATTCGCGGAACGGAAAAACCGGAAGAAGTGATCGTGATCGGCGGGCATCTTGACAGTTGGGATAAAGGTACAGGTGCACACGATGACGGCGCCGGGATCGTACACTCTATCGAAGCGTTGCGGTTGATGAAGGCTACCGGCCTTTTACCCAAACGCACCGTTCGTGTCGTATTATTTATGAACGAAGAAAACGGCGTCCGCGGCGGTAAGGGTTATGCGGCGGTTGAGCGGCCAAACGAAAAACATATTGCCGCTTTGGAATCCGACGGCGGTGGGCATGCACCGCGCGGCTTTGGCGTAGAAGCTGATTCCGTAAAACTACCGCGGATTACACGATTTGAATCGCTCCTCAAAATCATAGATGCCGATCGCGTCGGGCCCGGGCACGGCGGAACCGATATCGAACCTTTGGGTAAAACCGGTGTACCGTGTATCGGACTTCATCCCGATCCCCAACGTTATTTTGATTACCATCACTCCGATCACGATACGATCGACAAAGTACATGATCGCGAACTCGAACTTGGAGCTATTGCCATGGCGATTCTAACTTACGCCATCGCGTTTGAAGGCATTTAA